In Astyanax mexicanus isolate ESR-SI-001 chromosome 17, AstMex3_surface, whole genome shotgun sequence, a single window of DNA contains:
- the frmd7 gene encoding FERM domain-containing protein 7 isoform X1 translates to MWIVVVFWGHDGKKEFLLVGMRMSCRRKQLESSRRPPRENTLHLPVVFLDDSEHTFEMEQNVLGNDFFNKVCGHLKLLEKEYFGLEFRHQCGSYVWLELLKPLTKQIKNTSDLKFHFIVKFYPPDPGQLQKELTRYLFALQIKQDLSNSSLTCNDNSAALLVSLLLQAEIGDYVEELDVQHLEKNKKYIPNQECLNKKIMRFHKRHRGQTPAEADFQLLEVARKLDMYGIRPQAASDGEGMRINLAVTHSGVLVFQRNTKINTFSWANIRKLSFKRKHFLIKLYAKIVPSHKDTVEFSMASRDVCKAFWKMCVEYHAFFRLSEEPKARHKSLIYSKGSCFRYSGRTQKQLLDCVRRGERKNLPFERKYCKAYYDTRQCRSSPDLLTDVSKQAYEQSCGFPHAGCTQASKRSQSATGVLVSSEVEHPQVQPSQLSSSAQSSSSSFSATEMGCLNAFEAPQSLPRLLGEDWRTRCRFTGETNLPQRGRLLANTQQLVLLYPGPQHPQACLGLQPIFPVYPLSSSLSLSHPGSPLLLCRCGHMAHCVQPSMQACFLDDVIRSSSFSGPSTLSPALVRRQRQRYGGLGLGFGLPHGLGMAPGLYITSAVADCGGRGGLDLGREELGHFSDDSSYQTGLPRRSLSQSDMKLLKQPATGTPASEFRPLGHYPHLSRRQSPARPTHLPLQSSQGPEQPAGGSKPELSHSDSDSDCPYFCPGLGRMVRSVPLARMRISSGSLQLDEEDEDSNDGQRASSTTASKCMS, encoded by the exons atGTGGATCGTGGTTGTGTTTTGGGGTCATGAcggaaaaaa GGAGTTTCTCCTTGTGGGCATGAGGATGTCCTGCAGGAGAAAGCAGCTCGAGTCCTCACGCAGACCCCCCAGAGAGAACACACTCCACCTTCCTGTTGTGTTTCTGGATGACAGCGAGCACACGTTTGAAATGGAG caaAATGTACTTGGGAATGACTTCTTCAACAAGGTGTGTGGACATCTTAAACTTTTAGAAAAGGAATATTTTGGACTTGAATTTCGCCACCAATGCGGCAGTTAT GTATGGCTGGAACTACTGAAGCCTCttacaaaacaaattaaaa ACACAAGTGACCTAAAGTTCCACTTCATTGTGAAGTTCTATCCTCCAGATCCAGGTCAGCTTCAGAAAGAACTAACCAG GTACCTGTTTGCACTTCAGATCAAACAGGATCTGTCAAACAGCAGCCTGACATGTAATGACAACAGTGCTGCCCTGCTGGTCTCTCTTCTGCTGCAGG CTGAGATTGGGGATTACGTTGAGGAGCTGGATGTGCAGcacttggaaaaaaataagaagtaCATTCCCAACCAAGAGTGCCTCAATAAAAAGATCATGCGCTTTCATAAAAGACACAG AGGTCAGACCCCAGCAGAGGCTGATTTTCAGTTGCTGGAAGTGGCTCGTAAATTAGACATGTACGGTATCCGTCCTCAAGCAGCGAGTGACGGAGAGGGTATGAGGATCAATCTGGCCGTGACTCATTCAGGCGTGCTGGTATTTCAG AGAAACACCAAAATCAACACCTTCAGTTGGGCCAATATCCGCAAACTGAGCTTCAAGAGGAAGCACTTTTTAATAAAACTCTATGCAAAGATTGTG CCTTCCCATAAGGACACAGTGGAGTTTTCTATGGCCAGCCGAGATGTCTGCAAGGCCTTCTGGAAGATGTGTGTGGAGTACCATGCTTTCTTCCGCCTCTCGGAGGAGCCTAAAGCTCGCCACAAGTCTCTGATCTACAGCAAGGGCTCCTGTTTCAGATACAG TGGCAGAACTCAGAAGCAGCTTCTGGACTGTGtgagaagaggagaaagaaagaactTACCTTTCGAGAG GAAGTATTGTAAGGCGTACTACGACACAAGGCAATGCAGATCCTCTCCTGACCTGCTCACTGATGTCTCCAAACAG GCTTATGAACAATCCTGTGGTTTCCCTCATGCTGGCTGCACTCAGGCCAGCAAGCGAAGCCAATCAGCTACGGGGGTCCTCGTCTCTTCTGAAGTGGAGCATCCACAGGTTCAGCCCTCGCAACTCTCTTCATCTGCACAGTCCAGCTCTTCCTCCTTCTCTGCCACTGAAATGGGATGTTTGAATGCCTTTGAAGCCCCTCAAAGTTTACCAAGACTTCTTGGGGAAGACTGGAGGACTCGATGCAGGTTCACTGGTGAGACCAACCTGCCTCAACGGGGCCGTCTTCTGGCCAACACTCAGCAACTGGTGCTGCTCTATCCCGGTCCCCAACATCCGCAAGCTTGCCTGGGGCTGCAACCTATATTTCCTGTGTACCCACTCAGCTCCTCTTTGTCTCTGAGCCACCCTGGGTCTCCACTCTTGCTATGTCGCTGTGGTCATATGGCCCATTGCGTTCAACCCTCCATGCAGGCTTGTTTCTTGGATGATGTCATCAGATCCTCCAGCTTCTCTGGACCATCAACCCTGTCCCCAGCCCTGGTGAGGCGACAGAGGCAACGGTACGGAGGGTTGGGTCTGGGATTTGGTCTGCCCCATGGTCTGGGGATGGCACCAGGGCTGTACATAACAAGCGCAGTTGCTGACTGTGGAGGCAGGGGTGGCCTGGACTTAGGCCGCGAAGAGCTGGGCCATTTTAGTGACGACTCAAGCTACCAAACAGGCCTGCCACGTCGTTCTCTGAGCCAGTCGGACATGAAGCTTCTGAAGCAGCCGGCTACTGGCACCCCAGCCTCTGAATTCAGGCCTCTGGGGCACTACCCCCACTTGTCCCGGAGGCAGAGTCCAGCCCGGCCTACCCACCTGCCCCTACAGTCATCCCAAGGACCTGAACAGCCAGCTGGAGGAAGCAAACCGGAATTAAGCCACAGTGACTCTGATTCAGACTGTCCATACTTCTGTCCTGGTCTAGGCAGGATGGTGCGTTCAGTGCCACTGGCACGGATGCGCATTTCGTCTGGAAGCCTGCAGCTGGACGAGGAGGATGAGGATTCAAATGATGGACAAAGAGCCTCTTCCACCACAGCATCCAAATGCATGTCCTGA
- the frmd7 gene encoding FERM domain-containing protein 7 isoform X2: MWIVVVFWGHDGKKEFLLVGMRMSCRRKQLESSRRPPRENTLHLPVVFLDDSEHTFEMEVWLELLKPLTKQIKNTSDLKFHFIVKFYPPDPGQLQKELTRYLFALQIKQDLSNSSLTCNDNSAALLVSLLLQAEIGDYVEELDVQHLEKNKKYIPNQECLNKKIMRFHKRHRGQTPAEADFQLLEVARKLDMYGIRPQAASDGEGMRINLAVTHSGVLVFQRNTKINTFSWANIRKLSFKRKHFLIKLYAKIVPSHKDTVEFSMASRDVCKAFWKMCVEYHAFFRLSEEPKARHKSLIYSKGSCFRYSGRTQKQLLDCVRRGERKNLPFERKYCKAYYDTRQCRSSPDLLTDVSKQAYEQSCGFPHAGCTQASKRSQSATGVLVSSEVEHPQVQPSQLSSSAQSSSSSFSATEMGCLNAFEAPQSLPRLLGEDWRTRCRFTGETNLPQRGRLLANTQQLVLLYPGPQHPQACLGLQPIFPVYPLSSSLSLSHPGSPLLLCRCGHMAHCVQPSMQACFLDDVIRSSSFSGPSTLSPALVRRQRQRYGGLGLGFGLPHGLGMAPGLYITSAVADCGGRGGLDLGREELGHFSDDSSYQTGLPRRSLSQSDMKLLKQPATGTPASEFRPLGHYPHLSRRQSPARPTHLPLQSSQGPEQPAGGSKPELSHSDSDSDCPYFCPGLGRMVRSVPLARMRISSGSLQLDEEDEDSNDGQRASSTTASKCMS, encoded by the exons atGTGGATCGTGGTTGTGTTTTGGGGTCATGAcggaaaaaa GGAGTTTCTCCTTGTGGGCATGAGGATGTCCTGCAGGAGAAAGCAGCTCGAGTCCTCACGCAGACCCCCCAGAGAGAACACACTCCACCTTCCTGTTGTGTTTCTGGATGACAGCGAGCACACGTTTGAAATGGAG GTATGGCTGGAACTACTGAAGCCTCttacaaaacaaattaaaa ACACAAGTGACCTAAAGTTCCACTTCATTGTGAAGTTCTATCCTCCAGATCCAGGTCAGCTTCAGAAAGAACTAACCAG GTACCTGTTTGCACTTCAGATCAAACAGGATCTGTCAAACAGCAGCCTGACATGTAATGACAACAGTGCTGCCCTGCTGGTCTCTCTTCTGCTGCAGG CTGAGATTGGGGATTACGTTGAGGAGCTGGATGTGCAGcacttggaaaaaaataagaagtaCATTCCCAACCAAGAGTGCCTCAATAAAAAGATCATGCGCTTTCATAAAAGACACAG AGGTCAGACCCCAGCAGAGGCTGATTTTCAGTTGCTGGAAGTGGCTCGTAAATTAGACATGTACGGTATCCGTCCTCAAGCAGCGAGTGACGGAGAGGGTATGAGGATCAATCTGGCCGTGACTCATTCAGGCGTGCTGGTATTTCAG AGAAACACCAAAATCAACACCTTCAGTTGGGCCAATATCCGCAAACTGAGCTTCAAGAGGAAGCACTTTTTAATAAAACTCTATGCAAAGATTGTG CCTTCCCATAAGGACACAGTGGAGTTTTCTATGGCCAGCCGAGATGTCTGCAAGGCCTTCTGGAAGATGTGTGTGGAGTACCATGCTTTCTTCCGCCTCTCGGAGGAGCCTAAAGCTCGCCACAAGTCTCTGATCTACAGCAAGGGCTCCTGTTTCAGATACAG TGGCAGAACTCAGAAGCAGCTTCTGGACTGTGtgagaagaggagaaagaaagaactTACCTTTCGAGAG GAAGTATTGTAAGGCGTACTACGACACAAGGCAATGCAGATCCTCTCCTGACCTGCTCACTGATGTCTCCAAACAG GCTTATGAACAATCCTGTGGTTTCCCTCATGCTGGCTGCACTCAGGCCAGCAAGCGAAGCCAATCAGCTACGGGGGTCCTCGTCTCTTCTGAAGTGGAGCATCCACAGGTTCAGCCCTCGCAACTCTCTTCATCTGCACAGTCCAGCTCTTCCTCCTTCTCTGCCACTGAAATGGGATGTTTGAATGCCTTTGAAGCCCCTCAAAGTTTACCAAGACTTCTTGGGGAAGACTGGAGGACTCGATGCAGGTTCACTGGTGAGACCAACCTGCCTCAACGGGGCCGTCTTCTGGCCAACACTCAGCAACTGGTGCTGCTCTATCCCGGTCCCCAACATCCGCAAGCTTGCCTGGGGCTGCAACCTATATTTCCTGTGTACCCACTCAGCTCCTCTTTGTCTCTGAGCCACCCTGGGTCTCCACTCTTGCTATGTCGCTGTGGTCATATGGCCCATTGCGTTCAACCCTCCATGCAGGCTTGTTTCTTGGATGATGTCATCAGATCCTCCAGCTTCTCTGGACCATCAACCCTGTCCCCAGCCCTGGTGAGGCGACAGAGGCAACGGTACGGAGGGTTGGGTCTGGGATTTGGTCTGCCCCATGGTCTGGGGATGGCACCAGGGCTGTACATAACAAGCGCAGTTGCTGACTGTGGAGGCAGGGGTGGCCTGGACTTAGGCCGCGAAGAGCTGGGCCATTTTAGTGACGACTCAAGCTACCAAACAGGCCTGCCACGTCGTTCTCTGAGCCAGTCGGACATGAAGCTTCTGAAGCAGCCGGCTACTGGCACCCCAGCCTCTGAATTCAGGCCTCTGGGGCACTACCCCCACTTGTCCCGGAGGCAGAGTCCAGCCCGGCCTACCCACCTGCCCCTACAGTCATCCCAAGGACCTGAACAGCCAGCTGGAGGAAGCAAACCGGAATTAAGCCACAGTGACTCTGATTCAGACTGTCCATACTTCTGTCCTGGTCTAGGCAGGATGGTGCGTTCAGTGCCACTGGCACGGATGCGCATTTCGTCTGGAAGCCTGCAGCTGGACGAGGAGGATGAGGATTCAAATGATGGACAAAGAGCCTCTTCCACCACAGCATCCAAATGCATGTCCTGA
- the LOC111191711 gene encoding dorsalin-1, whose translation MSLLLFLSVMLIGCPLLKTFILQPEKPAATQPSPAIRTSGCQAESLQSIQKVILSSLNLQAEPQVSFPGMTRIRDLWKGAFQATSRSEPTQPNNTENRASSESSSLGNSSVLQCCRLTSQIFIKDLGWDRWIIYPESFTYVQCSGCDPQKPADQSILHCRRDGPPSTQGLCCEPTVQNIVPFLYLDETGSITIASVPLASECGCRSESNSQASEP comes from the exons ATGTCCCTGCTGCTGTTTTTGTCAGTTATGCTGATTGGCTGTCCCCTCTTGAAGACATTCATCCTCCAACCAGAGAAACCAGCAGCGACTCAGCCCTCTCCTGCCATCAGAACCAGCGG ATGTCAGGCTGAATCTTTGCAGAGCATCCAAAAGGTTATACTGAGCTCCTTAAACTTGCAGGCTGAGCCCCAAGTGTCTTTTCCCGGGATGACTCGGATCCGAGACCTGTGGAAAGGTGCCTTCCAAGCCACCAGCCGGTCTGAACCCACACAGCCCAACAACACTG AGAACAGAGCGTCCTCTGAGAGTTCCAGCTTAGGAAACTCATCAGTCCTGCAGTGCTGCAGACTTACCTCTCAGATTTTCATTAAAG ATCTCGGCTGGGACAGGTGGATCATCTACCCAGAGAGCTTTACCTACGTCCAGTGCAGTGGATGTGACCCCCAGAAACCTGCAGACCAGAGCATCCTCCACTGCAGAAGAGACGGCCCGCCCTCCACACAG GGATTGTGCTGCGAGCCCACTGTCCAGAACATCGTGCCCTTCCTCTACCTGGATGAAACCGGCAGCATCACCATCGCCTCTGTCCCCCTGGCCAGCGAGTGCGGTTGCAGGTCCGAGAGCAACAGTCAGGCCTCTGAACCCTGA